Below is a window of Anaeromyxobacter diazotrophicus DNA.
ACCGGCGCACCCTCCCGGCGCAGCGCCGGGAAGCGCGCGTCGAAGCGGGCGAAGCGCGGGTCGGCCGGCGGGAGGAACCCCGCCGCGACCGAGGCGCCGTCGTCGCCGAACCGGCAGGCCTCCGCCCCGGGCCGGCGCGGGTCGGGGCCGCAGTCGTAGAGGTTGTCCCCGGGCGAGAAGGCGAGGTCGAACGGGGCGCGCGCGTGCGCGGCGGCGACCGCGCGCGCCAGCGCCGCCTGCTGCGCGGTCTCGTCGCCGAAGTCGCCCAGCACCAGCGCGCGCAGCGCCGGCGGGGCGGCGGGGGCCGCGGCCGGCGGCGGGCGGGCGGCCGCGCCGTGGCGGACCGTGAACGGGGCGGGCGGCGCCGCGCGGCAGGCGGCGAGCGCCAGCGCCGCGGCGGCGAGCGCGCGCCCGCGGCTCACCGCCGGACCGAGGCGCGCGCCAGCTCGAGCGTGTTCACGAGCAGCATGGCGCGGGTCATGGGGCCGACGCCGCCCGGCACCGGCGTGATGGCGCTGGCGCGCTCGGCCGCGGCGGCGAACTCGACGTCGCCGACGAGCTTGCCGCCCGCGAGCCGGTTCATGCCGACGTCGATGACCACCGCGCCCGGCTTCACCCAGGCGCCCTTCACCAGCTCGGCCTTGCCGATGGCGGCCACCAGCACGTCGGCCCGGCCCACCTCGGCCGGCAGGTCGGCCGTCCTGGAGTGGGCGACGGTCACGGTGGCGTGCGCCTCGAGCAGCATCATCGCCATGGGCTTGCCGACGATGTTGGAGCGGCCCACCACCAGCGCCCGCTTCCCCTTCGGATCGCAGCCCGCCTCGCGCAGGAGCCGCATCACGCCGGCAGGCGTGCAGGGCCGCGGCCCCGGGATCCCGATCGACAGCGCGCCGACGTTGTAGGGATGGAAGCCGTCGGCGTCCTTCCGCGGGTCGATCGCCTCCAGGACCGCGCGCTCGTCGACGCCCTTCGGGAGCGGCAGCTGGACCAGGATGCCGTGGACGAGCGGGTCGGCGTTGAGCTTCGCCACCAGCGCCAGGATCTCGGGCTGCGTGGCGGTGGCGGGCAGGTGGTGCTCGACCGAGCGGAACCCGACCTCCTCGCTGTCCTTGCGCTTCCCGCGCACGTAGACGGCGGAGGCCGGGTCGTCCCCGACGCGCACCACCGTCAGCCCGGGCACCAGGCCGGTCGGGGCGAGCTCTTTCACTGCGCGTGCCACCTCGCCGCGGACCTGCGCCGCGATCGCCTTGCCGTCGATGAGCTGAGCCATAGGGCCGCGCAGTATAGCGATCGCGCCCCGCACCGTCACGGCCGGGTGCCGCCCGCGCGCGGGGCCGGACGGGCACGGCCGGGGGCGGTAGGATGGAGCCTGGCCAGGAGGTGATGGATGGACGCGGTCCCGACCTGCGAAACGTGCAACACCCCGCTCGACGCCGGCGGCGTCTGCGTCACCTGCCGCGCCACCGGTCAAGGGCTCGCGCTCCTGTCGCGGTCCGGCTACGCCTCGGTGCGCGAGATGATGGACCGGCTCGAGGAGGGCGGGCTCGCGCCGGAGATCGAGCAGGTCCCGCCGCGCCGGCCCGAGGAGCGGCTGCATCCGCTGTGGAACATCTACGTGCCGGAGGCGGACGCGAAGCGCGCGCTCGAGCTCCTGCGGACCGACTGGGCCGAGCTGCTCGGCGACCCCGACGCCGCGCGCGCCGCCGAGCGCGGCCTGCGCGGGGTCGACCTCGACGCGGGCGGCGAGATCGAGTGCCCCGCCTGCGGGCACCGCTTCGTCGCCACCGCCGCCCAGGCCGAGTGCCCGGACTGCGGCCTCGCCCTGGGCGCCCCGGCCGACGCCGCGCCGGACGAGGCGGAGTCCTAGCGCCTTAGCCGGCGGCGCCGATTCGCGTTTCGCCCGGGGCGGCCGGCCGCTTAGGATCCGGCATGCCCAGCGAGCTCACCGATCTGCACATCCACGTGGGCGGCGCCGTCGCGCCGCACGTCCTGTGGTCCATCGCCCACGACCAGGGCCTCAAGCTGCCGGTCCAGAATTACTGGGAGTTCAAGGAGCTCGTGAGCGCCCGCCCGGGCAAGGTGAAGTCGCTCGACGAGTACCTCGCCGTCATGCACCAGTGGACGGAGCGCATCCAGTCCTCGCCGCAGGCGATGGAGCGCGCCGTGTACGAGATCATCGGCAAGGAGTACCGCTCCTCGCGCGTCGACCTCATCGAGCTGCGCTTCAACCCCATGAAGCGCAACGAGGGCGGCGAGCGCGACCTCGACCACATCATCCACGCCGCCCTGCGCGGCCTCGACCGGGCGGTGCTCGAGTACGGGGTGAAGGCGGGGCTCATCTTCTGCCTGGCGCGCGAGTTCGAGCCGCGCCTCAACGAGATCCTGGTCGAGAAGGCCATCCGCTACCGCCGGCGCGGCGTGGTCGGGATCGACCTGGCCGGCCCCGAGCGCCACGCCATCGAGCTCGGGGCGGACCTCGACCTCTACCGCGAGCTCTTCCGCCGGGCGCGCGCGGGCGGCCTCAAGTCGACCGTCCACACCGGCGAGACCGCCCGGACCGGCTCGGAGGGCGTGCGGGCGGTGGTGGAGGCGCTCGAGCCGGACCGCATCGGCCACGGCCTGTGCGCCGCCCAGGACGAGCGGGTGATGGACCTCCTGCGCGAGCGCGGGGTGGTGCTCGAGATCTGCCCCAGCTCGAACCTCGCCACGCGCGCGGTGGAGAGCGTGGAGGAGCTGGGGCAGGTCCTGCAGCGGTTCTGGAGCCGCGGCGTGCGCTTCACCATCAACACCGACGGCCCCTACCTGCTCGACACCGACATGCGGCGCGAGGTGGCGCTGCTCGAGCGCCACCTGGTGCTCGCCCACGAGCAGGTCGAGCAGACGTTCCGCTGGGCGCGCGAGGCGGCGTTCGTCGATTGAATAGTCCGGCGCGGCCCCCGTCTCTCCTGGCGAAAGGAGAAACACCATGACGAAGATCGCAAGGAAGCTCGTGACCGGCCTCACCATCCTGGGCCTCGCCGCCCCGGCCCTGGCGGCCAGCGCCGCCGTCCCCGCCACCGGCACCGCCCAGGTGCAGACGGCGCAGCCGAAGCACCACCGGACGCACCGCCGGGTGGCGCAGGCGGATCAGAAGAAGGCGGCCGCCAAGAAGGAGGCGAAGGCGAGCAAGAAGCACGCGAAGACGGCCGCCCCCAAGGCCGAGCCGGCCCCGGCCCCCGCGGCCGCGCCCGCGAAGTAGCCGCCCTGCCGCGCTGCGTCGACGAGGGGACCTCGGGCACCGCCCCAGGTCCCCTCGCCATGTAGGGGCGGCGCCTACCTCGCCCTGCGACGCGACGCCGCGGCGGATTGCGGAAACAGATGGGGCGCGGCGGGCGTTCCGTGCGAGTCTCCTTCCCCTTTTCGCACTCCCACCGGGCGAGGTCCCAGTCGTGAAGAAGCTCTTCGCGCTCATCGCGTCGCTGAAGCTGGCCGTCATCCTGCTGGTGCTGCTCCTCGTCTCGCTCTCCGCCGGGACCATCATCGAGTCGCGCGCGGGCGTCGAGCTGGCTGGCCGCGCCGTCTACTACGCGCCCTGGTTTCTGGGGCTGCAGGCGCTCTTCGCCGTGAACGTGGTCGCGTCCATCGTGACCTACTTCCCGTGGGGCCGCTTCCGCATCGGGTACCTCGTGACGCACGCCTCGCTCGTGCTCATCCTGGCCGGCGCGCTCGTCACCTACTTCTTCAAGACCGAGGGGACGATCGGGCTCTGGGAGGGGACGAGCGGCGACGTCATCGAGCAGGTGGAGGGCGGGACGGTGACCGCGCGCCACACGCTCCCGTTCTCCATCTACCTGACGAGCTTCGCGGTCGAGAACTACCCCGGCACGATGCGCCCGGCCGGCTTCAAGAGCCAGGTGGTCATCGCCGAGGCGGGCAAGAGCTGGCCGGCCGCGATCTGGATGAACCACCCGCTGGCGGTGGACGGCTACCGCATCTTCCAGTCGAGCTACCAGCAGGCGAACGGGCGCCAGGCCTCGATCTTCTCGGTCTCGAACGACCCCGGGCAGCCGATCGTCTTCGCCGGCTACGGGCTGCTCGTGCTCGGCATGTGCATCGTGTTCGGCACGCGCGTCCGGACGCGCCAGCGCGCCGCCGCCTCGCGGGAGGCGGCCGCCTCCCAGGGGCCGTCCAAGGCGGTCGCCGGCGTGGCGGCCGCGCTCGCGCTCGCCTTCGCCGGGAGCGCCCGCGCCGCCGGCCCGGAGGTCGAGGCGCTGCGCCGGCTGCCGGTGCAGCACGACGGCCGCACCATGCCCTTCGACACCTTCGCCCGCGAGGCGGTCTGGAACGTCACCGGCTCGCGATCGTGGAACGGCGAGGATCCGGTCGAGACGGTGGGCGGCTGGCTGGCCCAGCCGCAGGGCGCCGGCATGGCCCCCGTGCTCGCGATCGGCAGCGGCGACCTGGCGAGCGCCCTCGGGCTGCCCGGCGAGAAGTACGCGTCCCTGGCGCAGGTCGCGAGCAGCGAGGCCTTCCGGCGCCTCATGGGCGAGATCCAGGCGGCGGAGCAGCGCCAGGAGCCGCGCCGGGGCGTGCTCGGCGACGCCGAGAAGCTGCTCGAGCGCGCCCAGCACATGCAGGAGCTCGTCAACGGCTCCCCGGTGCTTCCCATCCCCTCGGACGCGCCGCCGCTCCACAAGTGGCAGCCGGCCCCGTCGCCCGGGCTCCCCGGGCTCCTCGCCGTCGCGCAGGGGCCGCGGCTCGCGGGGTGGCCCTCCGCCGAGGCGGTCGAGCGCGAGCTCACCTACAACGCCGTCCGGCCCTCCCGCATCGCCTGGGTGGTGCTGCTCCTGTCGCTCCTCGCCTCCGTCGCCGGCTGGCGCCTGCGGCGGCGCGCGCTGGACGTCGCGGCGGCGGTGCTGCTCGCCGCCGGCTTCGGCGTGATGACCTGGGGCATCGGCACGCGCTGGGCGGTGGCCGGGCGCGTCCCGGCCTCCAACATGTACGAGTCGCTGCTCTTCCTGGCCTGGGGCGTCGGCCTCTTCGCGCTGGTCGCGTTCGCCTTCATCCGCAACCGCCTGCTGGTGGTGAACGCCAGCGCCGGCGCGGCGCTCACCATGGCGCTCACCGACCTCCTGCCGATGGACGGCTTCATCCACCCCATCGCGCCGGTGCTCTCCGGCACGCCCTGGCTCGCCATCCACGTGCCCATCATCATGGTGAGCTACGCGGTGCTCGCGCTGGGCGTCATCATCGCCCACATGCAGATCGCCTTCGTCGCGATGGCGTCGCGGCGCGAGGAGGTCATCGCCAAGATGGCCGACCTCAACTACTGGTACATGCTGGCCGGCTCCATCCTCCTCATCGCCGGCATCCTGACCGGCTCGATCTGGGCGGCGTCGTCCTGGGGCCGGTACTGGGGCTGGGATCCGAAGGAGGTCTGGTCGCTGGTGGCCTTCCTCGCCTACATGGCCATCCTGCACGGGAGGGTCGACAAGATCCTGGGGCGGTTCGGTGTGGCGGCGGTGAGCATCGTCGCCTTCCAGACCATCCTCATGACCTACCTGGGCGTGAACTACGTGCTCGGCACCGGCCTGCACGCCTACGGCTTCGGCAACTCGCCCATCGTGCTCTGGATGGTCGTGGTGGCGCTGGCCGAGGCGGCCTTCCTCGGCTGGGGCTGGCTGGCGCACCGCCGCCACCCCGAGCCGGTCGAGGCGGCGCTCACGCCCTGAGCCGGGGGCACCCGCCCTCGCCACGCGGCGGGGGCGGGCGTGTCCACCGTGTCACCAGCTCCGTAGGGCGGGGGCTCGTCCCCCGCCGCCCCGCGCCCGCGCACGCGTCGTCGCCCGTGCTCCGCGCCGTGCCAGACTGCTCCCTCGGCCGGAACGCGCACCGCGGTTCCCACGACGCGGTTGCGGAACCTTGCTCCGCGCCGCTGCGCGCCGCGGATCTTCGAGCAGTCCTCACCGCGCCACGGCTCCCTCGGCGCGTTCCGGCGAGCGTGTGACCTGGGGCGGCGCTCCGCAATGGCTCCTCCGCGCGCGCGGGCGCGCCGCGGCGCGAGTCGGTCGGCGCCGAGAGGGCGCGCGGCACGTGAGCGCACCGACGCCCTGGCGGTGGCTCAGGGCGCGACGAGGAGCGCCGCCACGTGCTCGGGGCGGACGGCCGCGCCGTCGCGGAGCGGCGCCAGCTCCTCGTCGCGGGCGCGCGCCAGCGCCGCCAGGAGCTGCCCCGCCTCGCCCGCCCGCGCCAGGCGCGGGTCGTCGAGCGGCGCCAGCGCGCGCGCGGCGGCGGCCAGCTCGGCGGCGGGGATGGGGACCGGCGCGAACGCGCGGCCGAGCCGCTCGTTGGCGAGCGCCGTCAGGTAGAGCGAGGCGAGCCGGGGCGCGAGCGGTCCGGCCGCGCCCGCCGGCGGGCGCAGGCCGAGGTCCTCGCCGAGCGCCGCCAGGCCCTCGGCCAGCCCGAGCGCCTCGGCGGTGCGCGCCACCTCGGCCGAGGCGAGGAACGGGCGCGGCTCGAAGGCCCCCGCCGCCAGCGTGCCCCACGCCTCCCGCGGCAGCTCCAGGCCGGGGAAGTAGCGCGGCCGGCGCGCGGAGAGGGCGGAGAGGAGCTCGCCCAGGGGCGGGTCGAGGAGCGGCGTCGCCCGCGTCCCCGCCCGGCCCGAGGCGAGGAGGCGCTCGGCGCGCCAGCGCAGCTCGAGGAGCCGCCCGAAGCCGCGCTGGAAGAGCGCCTTCACGGCGGTGGTGGCGAGCGCCTCGGCGGCGCGCGCCTCGTCCGCGCCGGCGACCGCCTCCAGCCCCAGCTCGACCAGCGCGCGCGCCGCCTCGACCGCCGCCCGCACCTCGTCGAGGTCGCCCGGGTCGACGGCGTCGGCCACCAGCACCGCGTTGGCGGCGGTGACGAGCTCGAGCTCCAGGTGGGCGCGCTCCTCCGGCGCGAGGCGGGCCGCGGCGCGCGCGAGCAGCGAGCCCCGCCCGAGCCGCTCCAGGAAGAAGCCGGCCGGCCGCCCCGGCGTGCCGGCGGGCGGCGCGGGCCGCGCCGCGGGCTTCGCGAACCACGACAGCGCCTCCTCCGGCGACGGGTAGCCGAGGTCGGAGAGCCGTCCGGTGCGCCAGCGCAGCGCCGTCTCCTCCAGCTCGCTCGGCAGCTCGGAGCGGAGCGACGCGAGGAGGCGGGTCGCCTTGAACGGATCGTCGGCGTAGAGGTCGTCCACGATCCCGCGGACCGCCATGTACTCGGCGCCGTCGGCGTCGAACTCGACGATGAAGCGGTTCTCCGGGGTCCGCAGGAAGCGGTCGCTCTGGAGGTGCGGGTCGGGGTCGGCGTCGAGGTCGTGGATGCGGAGCGCGTCGCGCAGCACGAGGTCCACCAGCTCGACGTCGAGCCGGGCCAGCTTCGCCTTCCAGCGGGCCGCGGCGCGCGGGCTGTCGGTGGACCCCGCGCGCGCCGCGCGCAGCCAGGGGAGGGCGCGGCGCGGCGCGACGTGGTCCCCCTGCCAGGCGGCGAGGTCGAGGAAGGCGCGAAACTGGTCTGCGCTGGCGAGCTGCACCAGCTCGACCGCGTCGGCGAGGCCCACCTCGCGGATGGTGAGGTAGAGGTCGTCGGCCGGCAGGGCGCGGACCACCGCCGCGGGGTCGGGCTGGTCGAGGATGAGGTCGAGCCGGCGCTTGCCGGTGGCGCGCGACAGCGCCGCGCGCACCTCGGCCAGCGCCGCGGGGTCGATGGGCTTCTCTTCGCGCTTCGTCATCGGTCCAGCTCCTCGAGCGCGGCCCGCACGCTCCACCCCCAGCGCGCCAGCGCCGCCCGCGCCCGCCGCTCGCCCACCCGGCCCAGCTCCGCCACCGTCCGCACCGCCCGCCGGCGCAGCTTGGCGCTCGCCGGTGCGACGTCGATCATGCGCCCCGCCCGCACCCGGCCCAGCCGGAGCATGGCGCCGGTCGAGAGGAGCGCCAGCGCCATCTTGGTGGCCGCGCCGGCGGCCATCCGGGTCGAACCCGCCACGAGCTCCGGGCCGGTGGCGAGGACGGCCCGGGCGGCGCCGCGGGGCCGCGCCGCCGGGTTGCAGGTGAGGAGCGCCACCGCCGCGCCGCGGCGCCGCGCCTCGTCGAGCGCGGCGAGCACGTACGGGGTGGTGCCGGAGGCGCTCACGCCCACGACGAGGTCGGCCGCCCCCACGCGCGCGCGCCGGACGGCCGCGCGCCCGGCCGGCGCGTCGTCCTCGGCGCCTTCCACGGAGCGGCGGAGCGCCGCCGCCCCGCCCGCGACGAGCGCCACCACGCGGGAGCGCGGCACGCCGAAGGTGGGGGGACACTCGGCCGCGTCGGCCGCCGCGAGCCGCCCGGAGGTGCCGGCGCCGGCGTAGAGGAGCCGCCCGCCGCCCTCGAGCGCGCGCGCCGCCGCTTCCGCGAGGCGCGCCAGCGCGGGCAGGGCGCGGCCCACGGCGCGCGCCGCGGCGAGGTCGCCCTCGTGCAGCAGCCGGAGCGCGCCCCGCGGGGGGAGCGTGTCGAGCAGCCTGGACCTGGGGTGGAGTCGCTCGGTGGGCGGGAGCCCGGCCATCCGAGACCGGGCGCTCAGGCGCTGGCGCCCGCCCGCCGGGAGGCGCCGTGCGCCGCCTTGGTGACGCGGCCCGCCTTGAGGCAGCGGGTGCACACGCGGATGCGCTGCACCGACCCGTCCACCACCGCGTGCACCGAGCGGAGGTTCGGGAGGGAGCGCGTCTTCGTCTTGTTGTTGGCGTGGGAGACGTTGTTGCCGACGAGCGGCCCCTTCCCACACATTTCGCAGCGGCGTGCCATGTCGTAAACCCCTAGAAAGCGCGCAGATATGAGCTACTCCGGGCGAAAAAGCAAGGGCCTCGTGCGCCCGAGGCCCCGGTTTCAGCGGAGCAGGTCCTTCTTGCCGAGCAGCTCCTGGGCGGCGGCGGCCGCCTGCAGCCCGGCGTGGAACTCTCCCTCGAGGCCCAGCCCGGGGACCACCTCGCGTCCGGCGAAGACCAGGTTCTTGTAGGGCGAGGCGCAGGGCAGCCCGGTGACGCCGAGCGCCTGCTCGAGCTCGACCGCGTAGAGGGGGTGGGGGAGCAGGCGCGAGCCCCGCCGCTCGCGCGGGGAGGCGAGCGCCGGCAGGGACTCGCGGACGAGGTGCCGCTCGAAGAAGGGGATGGCGTCCGCCACCGCCTCCCGGAGCTGCCGCCCGCGCGCCGCCAGCTCCTCCGCGCCGTGCTCCTTCGCGTCGGCGGGGACGAACCCGGCGGCGCACACCACCCGCTCGTCCGGCACGAGCTCGCTCGCGCCCTTGCCCTTGTCGCGGCGGGCCGGGTTGACCTGCAGGAAGACCGCGTTCTCCAGGGCGTCCGCCCCGGCCGCGTCGCGCAGCGCGAGCACGCTGTCGCCGAGCGCCGGCGGCAGGGCGGCGGCCTTCACGACCAGGTTCAAGGCGAGCAGCTGCCGCACCGGGCGGATGCCCTGCAGCAGGCGCGCGAACTTCCCGTCCTCCTCCTCCGGCGGGAGCATGCGCCGCAGCGCGGGCGCGTCGGTGGCGGCGATGAACACGCGCGCCACCCAGGCGTTGGGCGAGCCGGCCAGCCGCACCGCCGCCACCCGCCCGCCGTCCACCTCCAGCCGCTCCGCGAGCGCCGCCTCCTCGTCCCCGCCCAGGATCTCGCCCCGCGACTCGGCGATCTTGCGCCGGATGGTCTCGCGCAGGCCGTGGTGGCCGCCGGCGAGCCGGTAGCTGCCGCGCAGCACGCCGCCCAGGAGCCGCGCCACCGCCAGCGGCGGGGCCGGCCCGTCGAGGTAGCCGAGGAAGCGCTGCGCGATGGCGAGGGCGCCGGTCAGGGGGTGGCCCTCGAGCCCCTCGAACGCGCTCGCCTCGTCCACGTGGCGCCGCGGCGCGCCGGGGGAGGAGGCGGCGAACTTGATCGCCTTCGAGACCGCGCGCCGCTCGCCGAAGCCGGTCGGGGGCAAGGGCGGCATCGCCTTCATGAACGGCGAGGCCGCGTCGAAGAGGCGGCCCAGCTCGGCGAAGGCCTCCTCCAGGCGCGCGGCGTCCGCCGGCCACTCGCGCCGGAGCTCCTGCTGGCGCCGGGCCGGGTCGTGGCCCAGGTCCACCCGGTGCCGGGGCAGGAGCAGCTGCAGGTCCGGCGCGCACGGCTCGAGCGAGCGCACCATGTCGGTGGTGAGCCCGAGCTCGGACAGCGCCAGCTCGGCGGCGGGCAGGAGCCGCGGGGAGGGGAAGAGCGCCGGCGCGTACGGCAGCAGGTACCCGCCGTCGTCGTAGGCGGCGCCCACCCCGTCGTGGTCGACGTGGAGCACCCGGTAGCCGCGCCGGGCCAGGAGCGCGCCCGCCACCACGCCGCCGAGCTGCGAGCCGACCACGCAGGCGTCGTAGATGCGCTGGGTGGCGGGCGGCTTGAAGGTCTTCGCCATGCTCCCTCACTCGTCCCAGGGGGCGCGCAGCGCGCCGAGCTCGGGGCCGCGCGCGCCGTCGACGCGCACGCGGCGGCCCTCGAGCGAGAGCCGCCCGGCCGCGAACCACCCGACCGCCTTGGGGTAGAGGCGGTGCTCCTCGGCCAGGATGCGCGCGGCGAGCGCCTCCTCGCCGTCGCCGTCCAGCACCGGCACCACCGCCTGCGCGATGATGGGCCCGGTGTCGGTGCCCTCGTCGACGAAGTGGACGGTGCAGCCGGCGAAGCGCGCCCCGTAGGCGAGGGCCTGGCGCTGGGCGTGGAGCCCCGGGAAGCTGGGCAGGAGCCCGGGGTGGACGTTCATGACGCGCGGGCAGCCGCGCGACGCGGGCGACGGCCCGAAGGCGCGCAGGAAGGTCGGGGTGAGCAGCCGCATGAAGCCGGCCAGGCAGACGAGGTCGGGCGCGTGCCGGGCGAGCCGCTCCACCACCGCCGCGTCGTAGGCGGCGCGGTCGGCGGCGCCCTTCGACGGGAGCACCTCGGTCGCGACCCCGGCCCGCTCCGCGCGCGCCAGCGCGCCGGCGCCGGAGACGTTCGACAGCACCACCGCCACCCGCGCGTCGATCCGGCCTGCGGCGCAGGCGTCGAGGAGCGCCTGCAGGTTCGTGCCGCCGCCCGACGCGAGCACCGCGAGGCGGATCACCGCGCGACCTCGCAGGTCGCTTCGCCCACCCCGCGCTCGATCCCGCCCACCGGCCAGCTGGCCAGGCCGCGGCCGGCGAGGAGCGCCTGCGCCGCCGGGACGTCCGCCGGCGCCAGCACCGCCACCAGGCCGAGGCCCATGTTGAAGGTGAGGAGCATGTCGTCCCACGGCACCTCGCCCTCGCGCTGCACGAGGTCGAAGATGGGCGGCCTGGGCCACCGCCGCGCGTCGAGCACGGCCTTCGTGCCGTCGGGCAGGTTGCGCGGCACGTTGCCGGGGAGGCCGCCGCCGGTGATGTGGGCGAGCGACTTGACCGGCACCGCCTCGAGCAGCGCCAGCACGTCCTTGGCGTAGATGCGGGTGGGCTCGAGCAGCGCGTCGGCCACGGTGCGCCCGCCGAGCTCCGCGGGGGTCCAGTCGAGGGGGTGGCGCTCGAGGAGGGCCTTCCGCGCCAGCGAGTAGCCGTTCGAGTGGAGCCCGGAGGAGGCGATGCCCAGCACCGCGTCGCCCGGCGCCACCGCCCGCCCGTCGAGGATGCGCGAGCGCTCCACGCAGCCGACGGCGAAGCCGGCCAGGTCGTACTCGCCCCCGGCGTAGAACCCGGGCAGCTCGGCGGTCTCGCCGCCGATGAGCGCGCACCCGGCTTGGCGGCACCCCTCGGCGATGCCCTTCACCACCTCGGCCGCCTGCTCCGCGGCGAGCTTGCCGGTGGCGAAGTAGTCGAGGAAGAAGAGCGGCTCGGCGCCGACGACGGCCACGTCGTTCACGCACATCGCGACGAGGTCGATGCCGATGGTGGCGTGCCGGCCGGCGGCGAACGCCACTTTGAGCTTGGTGCCGACGCCGTCGGTGCCGGAGACGAGCACCGGCTCCTTCCACCGCGCGAGGTCGAGGGCGAAGAGCCCGCCGAAGCCGCCGATGCCGGCCAGCACCTCCTTGCGGAGGGTGGGGCGGGCGAGCGGCTTGATGAGCTCGACGAGGCGATCGCCCTCGTCGATGTCCACGCCCGCGTCGCGGTAGGTGAGCGCCATGGCGCCCGCCTTACCGTAACTGTCGAGGGCCGCGCAAGCTCATCTGGGATAGGCGGCGATCCGCGCCGGCGGCGGCGCCGCGGCCTGCTCGGGCCGGGCCGGCGAGTCGGCGGCGCGGGTGGGGGTGGCGGGACCGGAGGTGGCGACCGCCCACAGGAGCGCGGCCGCGAAGAGGTAGGTGACGAGTCGCATGAACCCTTCCGCGCGCGGCAAGGTACCAGAGCCCGAACCCGGGCGGGAGTTTTCTCGACCCGGGATGGGTGTGGCGCCGTTTGACACCCCTCGCGCCCATTCGATAAGCGTTCGCCCCAGCGCATGCGCCAGCTCGCCCGCCCTCGCCGCCAGGCCCAGCCTGGGGAGCTTCCGTGAGGCTGCGCGTCCTGGGGTGCTCCGGCGGCGAGCTGGGCCGCCACCGCACCACCTGCTTCCTCCTCGACGGCACCGTCGCCA
It encodes the following:
- the purM gene encoding phosphoribosylformylglycinamidine cyclo-ligase, with the translated sequence MALTYRDAGVDIDEGDRLVELIKPLARPTLRKEVLAGIGGFGGLFALDLARWKEPVLVSGTDGVGTKLKVAFAAGRHATIGIDLVAMCVNDVAVVGAEPLFFLDYFATGKLAAEQAAEVVKGIAEGCRQAGCALIGGETAELPGFYAGGEYDLAGFAVGCVERSRILDGRAVAPGDAVLGIASSGLHSNGYSLARKALLERHPLDWTPAELGGRTVADALLEPTRIYAKDVLALLEAVPVKSLAHITGGGLPGNVPRNLPDGTKAVLDARRWPRPPIFDLVQREGEVPWDDMLLTFNMGLGLVAVLAPADVPAAQALLAGRGLASWPVGGIERGVGEATCEVAR